In Humulus lupulus chromosome 6, drHumLupu1.1, whole genome shotgun sequence, a single genomic region encodes these proteins:
- the LOC133782151 gene encoding probable inactive purple acid phosphatase 28, which translates to MAMESATQKWKHSFSFLYLFFIWAILYLLHSHVLRHEAHVRIKKNPPHPLRFRSDGAFKILQVADLHYGNGPTSRCRDIPISGFRHCSDLNSTRFLRRMIQAENPDFIAFTGDNIFGSSATDAAESLFGAFRPAMEAGIPWAAILGNHDQESTMNREELMSFISLFDYSVSQINPSVEELSDTAKTGKREAIDGFGNYNLRVFGAPGSHLANSSVLNLFFLDSGDRETVKGIRTYGWIKESQLRWLYHASKRSQGPKKCIHRLPDPLTFPTPPALVFFHIPIPEIRQMYYKTFIGQFQEAVACSSVNSGVLQTLVSMGGVKGVFMGHDHKNDFCGNLDGIWFCYGGGFGYHGYGKSGWPRRARIILAELGRGEKAWMGVERIKTWKRLDDDKFSKIDEQILWEQQ; encoded by the exons ATGGCTATGGAGTCTGCAACTCAAAAATGGAAGCACTCATTTTCATTCCTCTACTTGTTCTTCATCTGGGCCATTCTCTACCTGCTCCACTCCCATGTTCTCCGCCATGAAGCCCATGTTCGCATCAAGAAGAACCCTCCTCATCCCCTTCGCTTCCGTTCCGATGGCGCTTTCAAAATCCTCCAAGTTGCTGATTTGCACTACGGCAACGGACCCACTTCTCGCTGCCGAGACATTCCCATCTCCGGCTTCCGCCACTGCTCCGATCTCAATTCCACTCGTTTCTTGCGCAGAATGATCCAAGCTGAAAACCCTGATTTCATTGCTTTTACAG GAGACAATATATTTGGCTCAAGTGCTACTGATGCAGCAGAATCTCTTTTTGGTGCATTTCGTCCTGCTATGGAAGCTGGAATTCCTTGGGCGGCAATTCTAGGAAATCATGATCAAGAGTCTACAATGAATCGTGAAGAACTAATGTCCTTCATCTCACTATTTGATTATTCAGTCTCACAAATCAATCCCTCAGTTGAAGAACTCTCAGATACTGCTAAAACAGGCAAACGGGAAGCCATTGATGGGTTTGGGAATTATAATCTGAGAGTTTTTGGTGCCCCAGGTTCCCATTTGGCTAACAGCAGTGTACTCAATCTTTTCTTTCTTGACAGTGGTGATAgggagacagttaaaggaattcGAACTTATGGATGGATCAAGGAATCTCAACTTCGTTGGCTTTATCATGCTTCAAAAAGATCCCAG GGCCCAAAGAAGTGTATTCATCGATTGCCTGATCCTTTGACATTCCCCACACCACCAGCACTAGTGTTTTTCCACATCCCGATCCCAGAAATTCGTCAGATGTACTATAAAACGTTTATAGGTCAGTTTCAGGAGGCAGTGGCATGTTCATCAGTAAACTCAGGAGTCCTACAGACCCTGGTCTCCATGGGAGGTGTGAAGGGCGTGTTCATGGGCCATGATCACAAGAATGATTTTTGTGGAAATCTAGATGGCATATGGTTTTGCTATGGCGGGGGCTTCGGATACCATGGTTATGGAAAGTCTGGGTGGCCTAGGAGAGCAAGGATTATATTAGCAGAACTGGGTAGAGGAGAAAAGGCTTGGATGGGAGTGGAGAGGATCAAGACGTGGAAGCGTCTTGACGATGACAAGTTTAGCAAGATAGACGAGCAAATTCTGTGGGAGCAGCAGTAA